A DNA window from Trypanosoma brucei brucei TREU927 chromosome 11 chr11_scaffold01 genomic scaffold, whole genome shotgun sequence contains the following coding sequences:
- a CDS encoding calpain, putative (curated by J. Mottram.): KLIAEDREGNAARIAELEAAMNEHSHELAKLKASDSRSFLDPMPEGVPLSELELDKDEKFSTMEEERRKLIAEDREGNATRIAELEAAMNEHSHELAKLKASDSRSFLDPMPEGVPLSELELDKDEKFSTMEEERRKLIAEDREGNAARIAELEVAMNEHSHELAKLKASDSRSFLDPMPEGVPLSELELDKDEKFSTMEEERRKLIAEDREGNATRIAELEVAMNEHSHELAKLKASDSRSFLDPMPEGVPLSELGLDKDEKFSTMEEERRKLIAEDREGNATRIAELEVAMNEYSHELAKLKASDSRSFLDPMPEGVPLSELELDKDEKFSTMEEERRKLIAEDREGNATRICRLERKMGRRVDKLAKLKASYSRSFLDPMPEGVPLNELELDKDEKFSTMEEERRKLIAEDREGNATRIAELEVAMNEHSHELAKLKASDSRSFLDPMPEGVPLSELELDKDEKFSTMEEERRKLIAEDREGNATRIAELEECMSARVRNLAICKSTLGGVIVDERIGLVPLYLLPLGEDSVLSSLTSKLESMRCGGCLPDSVAVRDIQEQIICRVEKLAEVYLEHELDFLETVDGISVSQIALSDDKVFCEMQRSLRQLRKSPVRNAEAIRDIEYAMNNIVRELSSKLLLEDCSYLNQCPHGVPLADLPLDNRLFREIELKRRRLKEDDPLKNATRIRELEMKLNDHAERLAALMLSEERAFLEPCSHGLPLSRLQLGEDSSFLAMERERRKLLREGGKDKNRIRYLEECMREHVSNVALSLISWQDVQFHEANHSVAEMWPRIGELYPEGIRNSVFPEITQPGDTSSAPGELGYLAPFIAALSQHPPLIHRLLETKTHPVNGPYSFIFFDPNSNPVRVDIDDRVPVDAKCEPKFTRVPHRSWYPLLLEKAYAKFVGGYAKLDQCTPHETLHDLTGRPVTHIPFDEKRADGIKIGDFRSVKFWKGIKRDLAAGDVIMAMTNGSVPDGLHSQCSYALLSVIETVHESNDVSDIVIKLHNCYYDSPTYDGPLCNDDDNWTDGLKRLCHYNPEEDALYIPVPVFLRNFSSMQRCHINCGDRLTAPGEWTGVSCGGNPKFTTFRNNPIYLVENKTSRPVTILAELRHQAPVFFDADGVNHYHQSGLALLQQHHVSEIITWLLTSTTHRFLQKGILMDTREICSRMEIPPNTTCYLVPYTLKRGSYGKFNVSLYPASSDITLVPLAALCNSHVVINVDVLLKPGSREGRRVDFSVHEACDVHLLLHQNKITDPASVKRGNLLAEDEVSMSVNDERMSVLATTRDTSNAREQSLALELPTAGRYSVFIECRSRLRTGECPCTLSIYSPSRAKTRLAPLPPSGTQSVLPAIAPRQPPRQPALYGRRLDQPPLSAGTVRAAAATLPVGLVPAPPKSGTTPQRR, from the coding sequence taagcttattgctgaggatcgtgaaggtaatgctgcacgcattgctgaattagaagcagcaatgaacgagcattcacatgagcttgctaaactgaaagcatccgatagccgcagcttccttgatcctatgccagaaggagtgccactaagtgagcttgaattggacaaggatgagaagttcagcaccatggaagaggagcgtcgtaagcttattgctgaggatcgtgaaggtaatgcaacacgcattgctgaattagaagcagcaatgaacgagcattcacatgagcttgctaaactgaaagcatccgatagccgcagcttccttgatcctatgccagaaggagtgccgttgagtgagcttgaattggataaggatgagaagttcagcaccatggaagaggagcgtcgtaagcttattgctgaggatcgtgaaggtaatgctgcacgcattgctgaattagaagttgcaatgaacgagcattcacatgagcttgctaaactgaaagcatccgatagccgcagcttccttgatcctatgccagaaggagtgccgttgagtgagcttgaattggataaggatgagaagttcagcaccatggaagaggagcgccgtaagcttattgctgaggatcgtgaaggtaatgcaacacgcattgctgaattagaagttgcaatgaacgagcattcacatgagcttgctaaactgaaagcatccgatagccgcagcttccttgatcctatgccagaaggagtgccactAAGTGAGCTAGGATTGgacaaggatgagaagttcagcaccatggaagaggagcgccGTAAGctcattgctgaggatcgtgaaggtaatgcaacacgcatcgctgaattagaagttgcaatgaacgagtattcacatgagcttgctaaactgaaagcatccgatagccgcagcttccttgatcctatgccagaaggagtgccactaagtgagcttgaattggacaaggatgagaagttcagcaccatggaagaggagcgtcgtaagctcattgctgaggatcgtgaaggtaatgcaacaCGCATTTGTCGcttggaaaggaaaatggggAGGCGTGTTGATAAGCtggctaaactgaaagcgtcatatagccgcagcttccttgatcctatgccagaaggagtgccactaaatgagcttgaattggataaggatgagaagttcagcaccatggaagaggagcgtcgtaagctcattgctgaggatcgtgaaggtaatgcaacacgcattgctgaattagaagttgcaatgaacgagcattcacatgagcttgctaaactgaaagcatccgatagccgcagcttccttgatcctatgccagaaggagtgccactaagtgagcttgaattggataaggatgagaagttcagcaccatggaagaggagcgtcgtaagcttattgctgaggatcgtgaaggtaatgcaacacgcattgctgaattagaagagTGTATGAGTGCTCGAGTTCGGAATTTGGCTATTTGTAAGTCTACTTTAGGTGGAGTGATTGTTGATGAGAGAATTGGTCTTGTTCCTTTGTATTTGTTACCGTTGGGGGAGGATTCGGTTTTGAGTTCGTTGACTTCTAAATTGGAATCTATGCGATGTGGTGGGTGTTTACCCGATAGTGTTGCTGTGCGTGATATCCAAGAACAAATTATATGTCGAGTAGAGAAATTGGCAGAAGTGTATTTAGAACATGAACTTGATTTTCTGGAAACTGTTGACGGAATTTCTGTTTCTCAGATCGCACTTTCTGATGACAAGGTGTTTTGTGAAATGCAGCGGTCGTTGCGCCAGTTGAGAAAAAGTCCGGTAAGAAATGCAGAAGCCATACGGGATATTGAGTATGCGATGAATAATATCGTTCGTGAACTGTCGTCAAAACTATTACTGGAGGATTGTAGTTACCTGAATCAGTGTCCTCACGGCGTACCTCTTGCTGACTTACCGCTGGATAATCGGTTATTTCGCGAGATTGAATTGAAGAGAAGAAGATTAAAAGAGGATGACCCGTTAAAAAATGCGACGAGGATTAGAGAGTTGGAGATGAAATTGAATGATCATGCCGAGCGTTTGGCCGCGCTTATGTTAAGTGAGGAACGTGCTTTTCTTGAGCCATGCTCGCACGGTCTTCCCCTTAGTCGCCTTCAGTTGGGAGAggattcttcctttcttgcaatggaaagggaaagaaggaagttaTTGCGTGAAGGGGGTAAAGACAAAAACCGTATCAGGTATCTCGAAGAATGCATGAGGGAACATGTCAGCAATGTCGCCCTCTCTCTAATTTCCTGGCAGGATGTTCAATTTCATGAAGCTAACCATTCTGTAGCGGAGATGTGGCCGCGAATCGGTGAGTTGTACCCTGAAGGAATCCGAAACTCTGTGTTTCCGGAAATAACACAGCCGGGCGATACTTCATCTGCGCCTGGTGAACTTGGCTATTTAGCACCTTTCATTGCCGCTCTCAGTCAACACCCGCCTCTAATTCATCGGCTTCTGGAAACGAAAACACATCCCGTTAATGGTCCATattctttcatcttttttgatCCGAACAGCAACCCTGTTCGTGTTGACATTGATGACCGTGTGCCAGTGGATGCGAAGTGTGAGCCCAAGTTTACACGCGTGCCACACCGGTCTTGGTACCCGCTGCTGCTGGAGAAGGCATATGCGAAGTTTGTTGGTGGGTACGCAAAGCTCGACCAGTGCACACCACACGAAACCCTCCATGACCTAACGGGCCGTCCAGTGACACATATCCCTTTTGATGAGAAGCGAGCAGATGGAATCAAAATTGGGGACTTCCGATCTGTGAAATTCTGGAAGGGGATTAAAAGGGATCTTGCGGCTGGAGATGTTATTATGGCAATGACGAACGGTAGTGTTCCCGACGGCCTTCACTCTCAATGTAGTTACGCTCTCCTTAGTGTAATCGAAACTGTGCATGAATCGAATGATGTCTCTGACATCGTGATCAAATTACACAACTGCTACTACGATAGCCCGACATACGACGGCCCACTGTGTAACGATGATGATAACTGGACCGATGGTTTGAAGAGACTTTGCCATTATAATCCTGAGGAGGATGCACTTTACATACCTGTTCCTGTGTTTCTGCGTAACTTCTCGAGCATGCAGCGCTGTCACATAAACTGTGGCGACCGTCTGACTGCGCCTGGTGAGTGGACTGGGGTAAGCTGTGGAGGAAACCCGAAGTTCACAACTTTCCGGAACAACCCCATCTATCttgtggaaaacaaaacctcCCGTCCCGTTACCATTCTTGCTGAGCTGCGGCATCAAGCCCCTGTGTTTTTTGATGCCGATGGGGTAAATCACTATCATCAGTCTGGGCTGGCGCTCTTACAGCAGCATCATGTTTCTGAAATTATTACGTGGCTCCTTACTAGTACGACGCACCGCTTTTTGCAAAAAGGTATTTTAATGGATACACGCGAGATTTGCTCAAGGATGGAAATACCTCCGAATACCACGTGCTATCTCGTCCCATATACGTTGAAGCGAGGTAGCTACGGCAAGTTCAATGTGTCGCTGTATCCTGCATCTTCTGACATTACTTTGGTCCCTTTGGCTGCTTTGTGTAATTCGCACGTGGTAATTAACGTTGATGTTTTGCTGAAACCGGGGAGCCgggaggggagaagagtCGACTTTTCGGTGCACGAAGCTTGTGATGTACACTTGCTGCTGCATCAGAATAAAATTACTGACCCTGCTAGTGTCAAAAGGGGTAACCTCCTTGCGGAGGACGAGGTTTCTATGTCTGTTAATGACGAGCGGATGTCAGTCCTGGCGACCACTCGTGACACCTCCAATGCGCGTGAGCAGTCCTTGGCTTTGGAGCTTCCAACCGCTGGTCGGTATTCCGTTTTTATTGAGTGCCGAAGCCGACTCAGAACTGGTGAATGTCCTTGTACTTTGTCTATATATTCGCCGAGCCGCGCCAAAACCAGGTTGGCTCCCCTTCCGCCTAGTGGGACGCAATCGGTACTTCCAGCAATTGCACCTCGTCAGCCTCCCCGGCAGCCCGCACTTTATGGGAGAAGGTTGGATCAGCCTCCTCTCAGTGCAGGCACGGTGAGGGCCGCCGCTGCTACGCTTCCTGTAGGCTTAGTTCCAGCACCTCCAAAGTCCGGCACGACACCGCAGCGTAGATGA